GGAGATGAACAGGCTGGGCAGGCGGGTCATGGCTTTCTCCTTTGATCGATTCAGGCGACGCGGCGGCCTATCGGTTTCAGCGCGAACGCGCCGTCGCCGAGCAGGGCCAGCGCGATCGCCGCAGCGGTCAGAAAGGCCGGGTATTCCCAGCCGCCGCCGGGGCTGGCGAACGCCCAACCGTTGGCGGCGTGGCCGAACAGCGTCGCGCCGGCCAGCAGCGGCACGAGCAGCGCGGCGGTCTGGCGCGCGGCGACGCCGAGCAGGATCGCGAGCCCGCCGGCGATCTCGGCTGCCATCGCGATATAGCCGAGGAAGCCGGGTAACCCAAGCGAAGCGAAGTAGTGGGCGGTGCCGGCCGGCGTGAACACCAGCCACTTGGTCAGGCC
This DNA window, taken from Crenobacter cavernae, encodes the following:
- a CDS encoding DoxX family protein codes for the protein MDTRTAPYAALVLRLALGLMFVAHGLTKWLVFTPAGTAHYFASLGLPGFLGYIAMAAEIAGGLAILLGVAARQTAALLVPLLAGATLFGHAANGWAFASPGGGWEYPAFLTAAAIALALLGDGAFALKPIGRRVA